From one Catellatospora sp. IY07-71 genomic stretch:
- the alaS gene encoding alanine--tRNA ligase, which produces MRSTDIRRTFFDYFAQRDHHLVPSGSLIPDDPTLLLTNAGMVPFKPYFSGERVPEHPRAMSLQKCARTVDIENVGHTTRHATFFEMAGNFSFGDFFKPEAIAWAYELVTEGYQLDRDRLWVTVFRDDDEAISLWRRLGVPADRIQRLDMADNYWSMGVPGPCGPCSEIFYDRGESYGRDGGPAVNSERFLEIWNLVFMQYERGAGDGKDGFPILGELPGKNIDTGMGIDRMALILQDARYICETDLVAPTMHRLQEITGEEYGTLPPKQQVSYRVITDHVRSAAFLVADGVLPSNEGRGYVLRRLLRRAVRHARLLGVEQPILDDLTGSVINNLGDVWPELVGQRSLIGKVVTREEDTFDRTLRQGTKLLDTAIKQSRPGGALPAETAFELHDTYGFPIDLTVEIAADAGLDLDRDRFAQLMDAQRRQAKAARADLTPGLVKLDVYREIAGRHGRTTFIGYNDLAGEATVLGLLRDGSPVEAAVEGQRVEVILDRSPFYAEAGGQVGDIGTLTTGDGAVLRVDKTRYGLDGLHVHTAHVTTGVVTTGQAVMATVDEQRRQATARSHSATHVLHATLRQRIGDHARQHGSLVEPGRLRFDFSHFDAISPDELAALEDEVNQRVLGNPEVRVWHATRAEADAAGATALFGEKYGDVVRIVDIGDFSRELCGGTHVGYGSQAGPVRILAESSIGAGLRRVEALVGIDALRHANHERAVLRELGELLGARPDRIVEQLSQRLGTLAAAEKQLASYRQDQLSAKARRLADRIQPSAGVRILAEVVTETTGAELRSVATTVLAALPSGEPAAVILGCVQDDKANLVAVVNTAFHDKTGVEAVRLLQAAGKAVGGGAGGTTFIANAGGRHAERLPDALREAHTAARELLALS; this is translated from the coding sequence ATGCGTTCCACCGACATCCGCCGTACCTTCTTCGACTACTTCGCCCAGCGCGACCACCATCTGGTGCCATCGGGGTCGCTGATCCCCGATGATCCGACGCTGTTGCTCACCAATGCGGGCATGGTGCCGTTCAAGCCGTACTTCAGCGGCGAGCGCGTGCCGGAGCATCCGCGGGCGATGTCGCTGCAGAAGTGCGCCCGCACCGTGGACATCGAAAACGTCGGGCACACCACCCGGCACGCGACATTCTTCGAGATGGCGGGCAACTTCTCATTCGGCGACTTCTTCAAGCCGGAGGCCATCGCCTGGGCGTATGAACTAGTGACCGAGGGCTACCAGCTCGACCGGGACCGGCTGTGGGTGACCGTGTTCCGCGACGACGACGAGGCGATCTCGCTGTGGCGCCGCCTGGGCGTTCCCGCCGACCGGATCCAGCGCCTGGACATGGCCGACAACTACTGGTCCATGGGCGTTCCGGGACCGTGCGGACCGTGCTCGGAGATCTTCTACGACCGCGGCGAGTCCTACGGCCGCGACGGCGGCCCGGCGGTCAACAGCGAGCGGTTCCTGGAGATCTGGAACCTGGTGTTCATGCAATATGAGCGCGGCGCGGGCGACGGCAAGGACGGCTTCCCGATCCTGGGCGAACTCCCGGGGAAGAACATCGACACCGGCATGGGCATCGACCGGATGGCGCTGATCCTGCAGGACGCGCGCTACATCTGCGAGACCGACCTGGTGGCGCCGACAATGCACCGCCTCCAGGAGATCACCGGCGAGGAGTACGGGACCCTGCCGCCGAAGCAGCAGGTCTCGTACCGGGTGATCACCGACCACGTCCGGTCGGCGGCGTTCCTGGTCGCCGACGGCGTGCTGCCGTCCAACGAGGGCCGCGGGTACGTGCTGCGGCGGCTGCTACGCCGTGCGGTACGCCACGCGCGGCTGCTCGGCGTCGAGCAGCCCATCCTCGACGACCTCACCGGCAGTGTCATCAACAACCTCGGCGACGTCTGGCCGGAGCTGGTCGGCCAGCGTTCGCTCATCGGCAAGGTCGTCACCCGGGAGGAGGACACTTTCGACCGCACGCTGCGGCAGGGCACGAAGCTGCTCGACACCGCGATCAAGCAGTCGCGGCCCGGTGGCGCGCTGCCGGCGGAGACCGCGTTCGAGCTGCACGACACGTACGGCTTCCCGATCGACCTCACCGTGGAGATCGCGGCCGACGCGGGCCTGGACCTCGACCGGGACCGGTTCGCGCAGCTCATGGACGCCCAGCGCCGCCAGGCGAAGGCGGCACGCGCGGACCTGACTCCCGGCCTGGTCAAGCTGGACGTGTACCGCGAGATCGCGGGCCGGCACGGGCGCACGACCTTCATCGGCTACAACGACCTCGCTGGCGAGGCGACCGTACTCGGGCTGCTGCGCGACGGCAGCCCGGTCGAGGCGGCGGTGGAAGGCCAGCGGGTCGAGGTGATCCTCGACCGCAGCCCGTTCTACGCCGAAGCGGGCGGCCAAGTCGGCGATATCGGCACCCTCACGACCGGCGATGGTGCGGTGCTGCGGGTCGACAAGACCCGCTATGGGCTCGACGGCCTGCACGTGCACACTGCGCACGTGACCACCGGCGTGGTGACCACCGGGCAGGCAGTGATGGCGACGGTCGACGAGCAGCGCCGCCAGGCGACCGCGCGCTCGCACAGCGCGACCCACGTCCTGCACGCCACGCTGCGCCAGCGCATCGGCGACCACGCCCGCCAGCACGGGTCGCTGGTCGAACCAGGGCGGCTGCGCTTCGACTTCAGCCACTTCGACGCCATCAGCCCGGACGAGCTCGCCGCGTTGGAGGACGAGGTCAACCAGCGTGTCTTGGGCAACCCGGAGGTGCGGGTCTGGCACGCGACGCGCGCGGAGGCCGATGCGGCTGGGGCGACGGCGCTGTTCGGCGAGAAGTACGGCGACGTCGTACGCATCGTCGACATCGGCGACTTCTCCCGCGAGCTGTGCGGCGGCACCCACGTCGGCTACGGCAGCCAAGCCGGGCCGGTCCGCATCCTCGCCGAGTCCTCGATCGGTGCCGGCCTGCGCCGGGTCGAGGCGCTCGTCGGCATCGACGCGCTGCGCCACGCCAACCACGAACGCGCCGTCCTGCGCGAGCTCGGGGAGCTACTCGGCGCGCGGCCCGACAGGATCGTCGAGCAGCTCTCCCAGCGGCTGGGCACCCTGGCCGCGGCGGAAAAGCAGCTCGCTTCGTACCGCCAGGACCAGCTCAGCGCGAAGGCACGCCGCCTCGCTGACCGCATCCAGCCGAGCGCCGGGGTACGCATCCTGGCCGAGGTAGTGACCGAGACGACCGGCGCCGAGCTGCGCAGCGTCGCGACCACGGTCCTCGCGGCGCTGCCATCCGGCGAGCCCGCGGCGGTGATCCTCGGCTGCGTCCAGGACGACAAGGCCAACCTCGTCGCGGTCGTCAACACGGCATTCCACGACAAGACCGGAGTCGAGGCGGTCCGGCTTTTGCAAGCCGCAGGCAAGGCCGTGGGCGGTGGAGCCGGAGGCACTACGTTCATCGCCAACGCCGGTGGCCGCCACGCTGAGCGCCTGCCGGACGCGCTCCGCGAGGCGCACACCGCGGCCCGCGAACTGCTCGCGCTGAGCTGA
- a CDS encoding helix-turn-helix domain-containing protein yields MDSAPPLTVSQWTGAEARVLRAAKRMSVRSFAAHLGVAARTVSYWESEGQRITPRPDMQAILDQVLESATAEVRYRFALLAAPTAQPMGQDPLRHSDPP; encoded by the coding sequence ATGGACAGCGCTCCGCCCCTAACCGTCAGCCAGTGGACCGGCGCGGAGGCGCGGGTTCTGCGCGCCGCGAAACGCATGAGCGTCCGGTCGTTCGCAGCGCACCTGGGCGTGGCCGCCCGCACCGTGTCGTACTGGGAGTCTGAAGGGCAGCGGATCACGCCGCGACCAGACATGCAAGCGATCTTGGATCAGGTGCTGGAGTCGGCCACCGCCGAGGTCCGGTATCGGTTCGCGCTACTGGCCGCGCCCACAGCTCAGCCGATGGGTCAGGACCCTTTGCGGCATTCCGATCCGCCATAG
- a CDS encoding helix-turn-helix transcriptional regulator has product MISPLVRRRRLAIELRNLRGRSGYSASALAAKSGVARQRISALENAHVAPDLDQLARLLDVFDIESGARESLMVIAREARVRGWWSRYSDEMGRRQAGYANLEAGACEIHEYQMTFLPGLLQLPAYTEARTQLERPRAANYDPARAIEARASRQRAVRRSGGPTYEVIIDEVAVRRPAVPVGVFADQLDHMVALPSEWSKLTIRILPLTPSTAIRAVPRSAFAWYRYPDPEDPVVVAVDTVTDDLILTEEGVVATYLDLYDALRSAAWSPSESLDFLIEIGQQARRAVHEG; this is encoded by the coding sequence GTGATCAGCCCGCTGGTACGGCGCCGCCGACTTGCGATCGAACTACGGAACCTTCGAGGCAGGTCTGGCTACTCCGCCAGTGCATTGGCCGCCAAGAGCGGAGTCGCGCGCCAGCGCATCAGCGCTCTCGAAAACGCGCACGTGGCTCCCGACCTCGACCAACTCGCGAGACTTCTGGACGTCTTCGACATCGAGTCGGGCGCCCGGGAGTCGCTCATGGTGATTGCTCGAGAAGCACGGGTACGTGGATGGTGGTCGCGCTACTCCGATGAGATGGGGCGTCGTCAGGCCGGTTACGCGAACCTTGAGGCGGGCGCCTGCGAGATACACGAGTACCAGATGACCTTTCTCCCCGGGCTCCTTCAGCTACCGGCATACACCGAGGCCAGAACGCAGCTCGAACGACCACGAGCGGCGAACTACGACCCGGCGCGGGCCATCGAAGCACGGGCTTCACGGCAACGAGCAGTGCGTAGGAGCGGCGGACCGACGTACGAAGTGATCATCGATGAAGTCGCTGTCCGCAGGCCTGCCGTTCCGGTCGGCGTTTTCGCAGACCAGCTTGATCACATGGTTGCGCTGCCGAGTGAGTGGTCGAAGCTGACGATAAGGATCCTGCCCCTTACGCCTTCGACGGCCATTCGAGCCGTGCCCCGATCCGCGTTCGCCTGGTACCGATATCCGGATCCTGAAGACCCTGTCGTCGTAGCGGTCGACACGGTAACCGATGATCTTATCCTGACCGAAGAAGGAGTCGTCGCAACGTACCTTGATCTGTATGACGCGCTCCGAAGCGCGGCGTGGTCACCAAGCGAGAGCCTCGACTTCCTTATCGAAATCGGCCAGCAAGCACGGAGAGCCGTACATGAAGGATAA
- a CDS encoding alkaline phosphatase family protein, translating into MTSDLAKILPGVATLFGLPGFTDPLGVADHLTGARKVALLLLDGMGWHNVPADPERTPTFHAILTGELGAARPISTGFPSTTATSIVSLCTGAMAGDHGILGYTLNVPDTDRVLVHTRWADDPDPPIWQPVPSILDALRAAGVAVTIVNRPDLATSGLTQVTTGRRGYVMAPDTDALAEGMIAALQREQRSLTYGYYSGMDSAAHLHGNSSPQWWQAAQTADRLVQRLVEGLPADAALVITADHGQLDIPPHRRIDIDAEPDLSEGLRVVAGEARVRYLHTRPGASTDVRDRWTAKLGTRAQVLLRDEAVAQGLFGPVRDEHRARIGDVVAICNDDWALVATKREPAAESSLVGMHGGMTAVESQIPLITIAGNDAAS; encoded by the coding sequence TTGACTTCCGATCTCGCGAAGATTCTCCCGGGCGTCGCCACCCTGTTCGGCCTGCCCGGCTTCACAGACCCGCTCGGTGTGGCCGACCATCTGACGGGTGCCCGCAAAGTCGCGTTGCTCCTGCTGGACGGTATGGGCTGGCACAACGTGCCAGCCGACCCAGAGCGCACACCGACCTTCCACGCCATCCTGACCGGCGAACTCGGCGCAGCACGCCCGATCAGCACCGGCTTCCCTTCGACCACCGCCACCAGCATCGTCAGCCTGTGCACGGGCGCTATGGCCGGCGATCACGGCATCCTCGGCTACACCCTCAACGTGCCCGACACCGACCGCGTGCTCGTACACACACGCTGGGCTGATGACCCCGACCCGCCCATCTGGCAACCGGTTCCGTCGATCCTTGACGCGCTGCGGGCCGCCGGAGTCGCTGTCACCATCGTCAACCGCCCGGACCTCGCCACCAGCGGCCTGACACAGGTGACCACCGGCAGGCGCGGATACGTCATGGCACCCGACACCGACGCATTGGCGGAAGGCATGATCGCAGCTCTGCAGCGGGAGCAGCGCAGTCTCACCTACGGCTACTACTCCGGCATGGACTCCGCCGCTCACCTGCATGGCAACTCGTCACCGCAGTGGTGGCAGGCCGCCCAGACCGCAGACAGACTCGTGCAGCGGCTCGTGGAGGGACTCCCCGCCGACGCCGCGCTTGTCATCACGGCCGACCACGGCCAACTCGACATCCCACCGCACCGCCGCATCGACATCGACGCCGAGCCCGACCTGAGCGAAGGACTGCGTGTCGTCGCGGGGGAGGCACGAGTTCGGTACCTGCACACCAGGCCGGGCGCCAGCACGGACGTACGCGACCGCTGGACGGCGAAGCTGGGCACCCGCGCGCAGGTGCTCCTTCGGGACGAAGCCGTAGCGCAAGGGTTGTTCGGTCCTGTGCGCGACGAACACCGCGCCCGCATCGGTGATGTCGTGGCTATCTGCAACGACGATTGGGCGCTGGTGGCGACCAAGCGTGAGCCGGCCGCCGAGTCCAGCCTTGTCGGGATGCATGGCGGCATGACGGCCGTGGAGTCGCAGATTCCGTTGATCACCATCGCTGGGAATGACGCAGCGAGTTGA
- a CDS encoding DUF397 domain-containing protein produces the protein MKDKPSRTWKKSSRSAPDSNCVEVDDTSDVHHVSVRDSKDPHGPVLRFDRQSWRAFVEELKASEFREAAWCMSIGCLDAGSDLMASLPCEILFGLNCPPGHVPHAGRSR, from the coding sequence ATGAAGGATAAGCCCAGCCGGACATGGAAGAAGTCGAGCAGGAGTGCTCCCGACTCGAACTGCGTCGAGGTTGATGACACCTCGGACGTCCACCATGTCTCCGTCCGTGACTCAAAAGATCCACACGGTCCGGTATTGAGATTCGATCGGCAATCGTGGCGCGCATTTGTTGAAGAGTTGAAAGCTTCCGAATTCAGGGAAGCTGCATGGTGCATGTCCATTGGATGCCTGGACGCGGGTTCTGACTTGATGGCATCCCTGCCATGCGAAATACTGTTCGGACTGAACTGCCCGCCGGGACACGTACCCCATGCGGGCCGTTCCCGCTAA